The proteins below come from a single Larimichthys crocea isolate SSNF chromosome XIV, L_crocea_2.0, whole genome shotgun sequence genomic window:
- the tmem88b gene encoding transmembrane protein 88b: MSMTGTLEKGAHHQALDLSEELPPHHHQIHHQMNHHQHLHHSNSLASTTAVGGGRETPSRVVVPPPYSAAESGGGGSDAPLELRGSLDCWACSVLVTAQNLVIATINTCLAGLVFGTILLPAIVMVVFGFLCHSTVRPHGTTPYCSDLLTDGGCVALLVVGFLLVTPLLVLALAAYCRLARHLQLGLCFIPYSRAVYKNMPATQHRGLGTGCCGGRDGVDGSGKAKVWV, encoded by the exons ATGAGTATGACTGGTACTCTAGAGAAGGGGGCCCACCATCAGGCCTTGGACCTGTCTGAGGAACTGCCACCTCATCATCACCAGATTCATCATCAGATGAATCATCACCAACATCTTCACCACTCCAACTCTTTGGCCTCCACCACCGCTGTGGGCGGAGGCAGAGAAACGCCTTCACGTGTGGTCGTACCTCCTCCTTATTCTGCAGCCGAGAGCGGTGGTGGGGGCAGCGATGCGCCTCTGGAGCTGCGGGGGTCTCTGGATTGCTGGGCCTGCTCGGTGCTGGTGACAGCTCAGAACCTGGTTATTGCCACGATCAACACCTGCCTCGCTGGACTGGTGTTTGGGACCATCCTATTGCCCGCCATTGTCATGGTGGTGTTTGGCTTCCTGTGCCACTCTACA GTCCGCCCTCATGGGACGACCCCATACTGCTCAGACCTGCTGACTGACGGAGGCTGCGTGGCTCTGCTGGTGGTGGGCTTCCTCCTGGTCACCCCTCTGCTGGTCCTGGCGCTGGCTGCATACTGCCGTCTGGCCCGACACCTCCAGCTGGGCCTGTGCTTCATCCCGTACAGCCGGGCCGTGTACAAGAACATGCCAGCCACCCAGCACCGTGGACTGGGCACTGGCTGCTGCGGGGGCAGAGATGGAGTCGATGGTAGTGGAAAGGCAAAGGTCTGGGTGTGA